A genomic stretch from Cydia amplana chromosome 1, ilCydAmpl1.1, whole genome shotgun sequence includes:
- the LOC134662545 gene encoding hsp90 co-chaperone Cdc37, with protein MVDYSKWKDIEISDDEDETHPNIDTPSLFRWRHQARLERMEERKREKEEFERKKNETKRKLAEAKSKLAEIGSDGPDLESLKKTLTELEKEDRELKNKEEELKKKEKQTPWNVDTISEPGFTKTVINTKPLRPKDENLTEEEKEEKMRNFIKENEKLLKQFGMLGKYDDSRAFLQQHPQLACEETANYLVIWCINLEMEEKHDLMAHVAHQTICMQYILELSKQLDVDPRACIGSFFSRIQVAEKTYKDSFDDELNQFKARIQKRAAEKIEQAIKEQEEEERKERLGPGGLDPVEVYAELPDELKKCFDTQDVPLLQATIAKMPEQEAIYHMKRCVDSGLWVPGNNDEEPTMKENNAAPAASSDQLD; from the exons aTGGTGGACTACAGCAAATGGAAAGATATTGAG ATATCTGATGACGAAGATGAGACGCATCCAAACATCGACACACCATCACTGTTTCGGTGGAGACACCAAGCACGTCTCGAGCGCATGGAAGAGAGAAAAAGGGAAAAGGAGGAGTTCGAACGCAAGAAGAATGAAACAAAGAGAAAATTAGCGGAAGCCAAAAGCAAACTCGCTGAAATCGGTTCTGATGGGCCTGATCtagaatcattaaaaaaaacattgaccGAGTTGGAAAAAGAAGACAGAGAGCTTAAAAACAAGGAAGAAGAGCTTAAAAAGAAAGAGAAACAGACACCATGGAATGTGGATACAATCAGTGAGCCCGGTTTTACAAAAACCGTTATTAACACAAAACCCTTGCGTCCGAAGGACGAGAATTTGACTGaggaagaaaaagaagaaaagaTGAGGAACTTTATCAAAGAGAATGAGAAACTTTTAAAACAATTTGGCATGTTGGGAAAATATGATGATTCAAGGGCATTTCTTCAGCAACACCCGCAGCTAGCATGTGAAGAAACGGCTAACTACCTTGTGATCTGGTGTATCAACTTAGAAATGGAAGAG AAACATGACCTCATGGCCCATGTAGCCCATCAAACAATTTGCATGCAGTACATTTTGGAACTCTCCAAACAACTGGATGTGGACCCTAGAGCATGCATTGGATCATTCTTCTCAAG GATACAGGTGGCCGAGAAAACATACAAAGACTCATTTGATGATGAGCTGAATCAGTTCAAAGCTAGAATCCAGAAGCGAGCTGCAGAGAAGATTGAGCAAGCCATCAAGGAGCAAGAAGAGGAGGAAAGGAAAGAGAGACTTGGACCTGGAGGGCTGGACCCTGTCGAGGTGTATGCAGAACTTCCTGAT GAACTGAAAAAATGCTTTGACACACAAGATGTTCCATTGCTTCAAGCAACAATAGCCAAGATGCCAGAACAGGAGGCCATTTACCACATGAAGAGATGTGTCGACTCGGGCTTGTGGGTACCCGGCAACAATGATGAAGAGCCCACCATGAAAGAGAACAATGCTGCTCCGGCTGCCAGTTCTGATCAATTAGACTGA
- the LOC134662552 gene encoding gustatory and odorant receptor 24 → MAFYSNNSLFPNQPPIPNGIAAQMDEKSKNKIIFLDVTPNRTPRLPTPNNAIAPIQDNLINPDITRDIIYENIKPVFALLKIMGVLPLTRPVPGVTQFQPASPSMLYSVVLYCSLIAYLLYLSLNKVQIVRTGAQEGKFEEAVIEYLFTVYLFPMIAVPLLWYETRKIAEVLNGWVEYEIAYKKLSNRVLPVGLYKKALAMSIVIPALSTASVIITHVTMVHFKLLQIIPYVFLEILTYMLGGYWYLLCETLSICAHILAEDFQQALRNIGPAGKVAEYRALWLRLSKLARDTGIANCYTFTFMSLYLFLIITLSIYGLLSKISEGFGVKDIGLALTAFCSIMLLFFICDEAHYASHNVRLNFQKKLLMIELSWMNADALTEVNMFLRATEMNPSQISLGGFFDVNRTLFKSLLATMVTYLVVLLQFQISIPDDSRVQDPDDDDDFMNATASVTEAPTTLTTITTLLTTLAKKKRKH, encoded by the exons ATGGCTTTCTACTCTAATAATAGCTTATTTCCAAATCAACCACCTATACCCAATGGCATCGCGGCGCAAATGGACGAAAAGTCGAAGAACAAAATCATATTCCTGGACGTTACACCCAATCGTACTCCGAGATTACCGACGCCTAATAATGCCATAGCCCCTATACAAGATAACTTGATCAATCCCGACATCACCAGAGACATCATTTATGAAAACATCAAGCCGGTGTTTGCTCTCCTGAAGATCATGGGCGTTCTTCCATTAACCAGGCCAGTTCCGGGAGTGACCCAGTTTCAACCTGCCTCTCCCTCAATGCTTTACTCTGTCGTTCTCTACTGTTCTCTTATCGCATACCTTTTGTATCTTTCCCTAAATAAAGTCCAAATAGTGAGAACCGGTGCGCAAGAAGGTAAATTTGAGGAGGCTGTGATTGAGTACCTATTTACAGTGTACTTGTTTCCGATGATTGCAGTCCCTTTATTGTGGTATGAAACGAGAAAGATTGCCGAAGTTCTCAACGGATGGGTTGAATATgag ATTGCTTACAAAAAACTATCAAACCGAGTCCTTCCTGTAGGGCTATATAAAAAAGCTCTTGCCATGTCTATAGTCATCCCAGCGCTTTCAACAGCATCAGTGATCATCACACATGTCACCATGGTCCACTTCAAATTATTACAAATTATTCCATACGTATTTCTGGAAATATTGACTTACATGTTGGGCGGCTACTGGTACCTTCTTTGTGAAACACTCAGCATTTGTGCGCACATCTTGGCAGAAGACTTCCAACAG GCTCTTCGTAACATTGGGCCAGCCGGGAAGGTCGCGGAATACCGCGCGCTCTGGTTGCGCCTCAGTAAACTGGCTCGAGACACCGGGATCGCGAATTGCTATACCTTCACTTTCATGAGTCTCTACTTGTTCCTTATCATCACACTTTCGATCTACGGTCTACTCAGCAAAATCTCCGAGGGTTTCGGAGTCAAAGACATCGGTTTAGCTTTAACTGCTTTTTGCAGTATTATGCTACTATTCTTTATTTGTGACGAGGCGCACTATGCTTCTCATAAC GTACGCCTGAACTTCCAAAAGAAGCTTCTAATGATTGAGCTGTCGTGGATGAACGCGGACGCACTGACCGAGGTGAACATGTTCCTTCGAGCCACTGAAATGAACCCCTCCCAAATCAGCTTGGGAGGCTTTTTCGACGTCAACAGGACGCTATTCAAGTCG CTACTAGCTACGATGGTGACTTACCTAGTTGTACTCCTGCAGTTCCAAATCAGTATACCCGACGATTCGCGTGTCCAGGACCCGGATGACGATGATGATTTCATGAATGCGACCGCCTCGGTCACCGAGGCTCCCACCACTTTGACCACCATCACCACCCTGCTCACCACGTTAGCAAAGAAGAAAAGGaaacattaa